Proteins co-encoded in one Pelobates fuscus isolate aPelFus1 chromosome 5, aPelFus1.pri, whole genome shotgun sequence genomic window:
- the LOC134612286 gene encoding homeodomain-interacting protein kinase 2-like, protein METNLDTSESEEYEDDLLKLEQGDILCSSTNDYIVQEFLGSGSFGNVVKGVIRATNENVAIKILKDHPRVVKYAKAEVEILSQLNKENPDKFNVVKHYEYFQHNDNMCLVFEMLDISLYDFIKKRNNRPLPVRHIRPIVQQVGNALDKLKSLQIIHTDLKPENIMLVNTSKYPFKIKVIDFGCAIHTSKVRVPSYIQTRYYRSPEIILGLPFSEAIDMWSVGCIIAELFTGYPLYPGSSEYDQIRYITETQGLPPDNMLNLGAKTEDYFRNDSECEVLLWSLKSENHYEYETGISPVETRRYVFSSLDDMRKVILPLKLVSSDTLVEMGDVWQFIDLLKEMLTMDPDKRITPIGLLSHPFITMAHLQHFARSSYVNHCFQAMEINKEQEVCPESESSNEEEKEKDYNERLLELQCAAEDVMVSPACGMGIIIHNSNYNVNTDIEQEMWPDPPEMETESSNEEEKEKDYNGRLLELQCAAEDVMVSPACGMGIIIHNSNYNVNTDIEQVCFESPEMETESSNEEEKEKDYNGRLLELQCAAEDVMVSPACGMGIIIHNSNYNVNTDIEQVCFESPEMETESSNEEEKEKDYNGRLLELQCAAEDVMVSPACGMGIIIHNSNYNVNTDIEQVCFESPEMETESSNEEEKEKDYNGRLLELVSASMGVTGCKNQRISVPPKQCICVR, encoded by the exons TAAATTGGAGCAGGGTGACATCCTGTGCTCTAGCACGAACGATTACATAGTGCAGGAATTCTTGGGCAGCGGCTCCTTTGGAAACGTTGTGAAGGGTGTTATAAGAGCAACCAACGAAAATGTGGCAATCAAAATCTTGAAGGACCACCCACGTGTTGTTAAATATGCTAAGGCTGAGGTGGAAATCCTCTCCCAGCTGAACAAGGAAAATCCAGACAAATTTAACGTTGTTAAGCACTATGAGTATTTCCAACACAACGATAACATGTGCCTTGTGTTCGAGATGTTAGATATCAGCCTATACGACTTTATTAAGAAACGCAACAATAGGCCGCTTCCTGTGAGACACATACGCCCTATTGTGCAGCAGGTGGGCAATGCACTGGATAAACTAAAGAGTCTACAGATAATTCATACCGACTTGAAGCCAGAGAATATCATGTTGGTAAACACGTCCAAGTACCCATTCAAGATCAAGGTCATAGACTTTGGTTGTGCCATCCATACATCCAAGGTTCGAGTTCCAAGTTACATTCAAACAAGATACTATAG GTCCCCAGAAATAATATTAGGATTACCGTTCTCGGAGGCTATCGACATGTGGTCTGTGGGGTGTATCATCGCAGAGCTTTTTACAGGATATCCATTGTATCCTGGATCATCTGAGTATGATCAG ATCCGCTACATCACTGAGACCCAGGGTTTGCCCCCTGATAACATGCTCAATTTGGGAGCAAAGACCGAGGATTACTTTAGAAACGACAGCGAATGTGAGGTTTTATTATGGAGTTTAAAG AGTGAAAACCACTACGAATATGAGACTGGTATTAGTCCAGTGGAAACAAGGAGATATGTCTTCAGCTCTCTTGATGATATGAGGAAG GTAATTTTACCATTAAAGTTGGTGAGCAGTGACACGCTGGTGGAGATGGGAGACGTATGGCAGTTTATTGATCTGCTGAAGGAAATGCTTACTATGGACCCAGACAAGAGAATAACTCCGATAGGCCTTCTCAGCCATCCCTTCATAACCATGGCACATCTCCAGCACTTTGCACGGAGTTCATA CGTAAATCATTGCTTCCAGGCCATGGAGATAAACAAAGAACAG GAGGTGTGTCCCGAGTCAGAGTCATCtaatgaagaggaaaaagagaaggaTTACAACGAGAGACTTCTGGAACTT CAATGTGCAGCTGAAGATGTAATGGTTTCTCCAGCTTGTGGGATGGGGATCATTATTCATAACTCTAATTATAACGTGAACACAGACATAGAACAG GAAATGTGGCCTGATCCTCCAGAAATGGAGACAGAGTCATCgaatgaagaggaaaaagagaaggaTTACAACGGGAGACTTCTGGAACTT CAATGTGCAGCTGAAGATGTAATGGTTTCTCCAGCTTGTGGGATGGGGATCATTATTCATAACTCTAATTATAACGTGAACACAGACATAGAACAG GTGTGTTTCGAGTCTCCAGAAATGGAGACAGAGTCATCgaatgaagaggaaaaagagaaggaTTACAACGGGAGACTTCTGGAACTT CAATGTGCAGCTGAAGATGTAATGGTTTCTCCAGCTTGTGGGATGGGGATCATTATTCATAACTCTAATTATAACGTGAACACAGACATAGAACAG GTGTGTTTCGAGTCTCCAGAAATGGAGACAGAGTCATCgaatgaagaggaaaaagagaaggaTTACAACGGGAGACTTCTGGAACTT CAATGTGCAGCTGAAGATGTAATGGTTTCTCCAGCTTGTGGGATGGGGATCATTATTCATAACTCTAATTATAACGTGAACACAGACATAGAACAG GTGTGTTTCGAGTCTCCAGAAATGGAGACAGAGTCATCgaatgaagaggaaaaagagaaggaTTACAACGGGAGACTTCTGGAACTTGTGAGTGCTTCCATGGGTGTAACTGGGTGCAAGAATCAAAGAATCTCAGTCCCCCCTAAGCAATGCATCTGCGTGAGATGA